One Balaenoptera acutorostrata chromosome 5, mBalAcu1.1, whole genome shotgun sequence genomic window, tatcagtggaacagaacagaatacAGAAATGGATCTAATTCATGAAAAATAGAATGCGGTAAAGATTGCATTTCAAATCActgaaaaaatggaatattagaaaattaatatttattatattaaaatgggTAAGGCCTTTGTAAGTCAGTGGTAGAAAAGGTTAAAGACTCTGagagcataaaaataaaacatttctatctggtaaaataaataaagccaaaagACAACTAAATCAGAAGATTATTGGTAACTCATATGACTGGAAAGGGGCTTATTTCTCTAGGATAAGAAGTTCTCTTACAAATCTTTAAGAAAAGGACACCCATACTCCctcaaataagaaaagaaaaataagaatgatttGAACAGGTAATTCATGGGCAGAAAATATGGTAGTGGCCATATGAAACAATGTTCAACTTCATttgtaattaagaaaacaaaataacagcatagcatttctttcatttatcagaTTTTTGCCAGctggtaaaattttttttaatttgataacaGGCAGTAGTGCAGAGGGAATAGGTCAACAGGCCTGTCAAATACTATGGATTGGACTCTACATTTACACAGTCTTTTGGAGGGTCATTTGACAATATCTGTTCAAATTAAAATCACACAGTGTATGAAACAGTAAATTATTTACTCCTAAGAATATATCCTATAGGTATATTCATGGAAGAatttatatgtacacatatacttGTAGCATTAAATAAGTAATATCTATGCATCTATTAAAAAGAATACAACCTGAAGAGAGAATAATGCGCAAAGAATAGACTTTTTAGGTCTCTAAAATAGTCTTGCATatagtgttaaatatatttacacattCACACTATTCTTTAAAATTGCTTGCCCTTAAATTTTAAGgactaaagaaaacataaaattcccTAAGAATGCCTATTATGAGAATAGGGTATAATGTATAGTTGTTTATAAGTGAAATTGGAACTTAGTGATAGCCCCCTTCACTTGAATACTTCCTTTAGAAAAAACATACAAAGTGTAACACAATATACGTGAAATACTAATCATTGTGTATGTTTTATTGACTTGTCTGGAAAGAAGTATAATATTCAGGTAAAATATCAGTCACATACTTATCATTAAGTATATCTTAtgacttagaaaaatataaatagcttTATCAACAGTGTAAATCTCATGtgttttgttgctgctgtttggGCTGGGAATCGAGTGCTGGCAGTTGGTTGGTGATAGTGGCAATCATGATTGAGTCCTAACACTGCCTAAGtctatgagaaaggaaataatctCCTAATTACATTTTTTACCAGACACATCTTCCAGAGCTAGACACCCTTTCATCAGAAAGAGCTAGATCCTTTATAACCTGGCTTAGAGACAACAGACCATTAAACCCAATTCTTCACGTGGTAAAGTAAGTACTTCTATAACTTAATTATGAAATTGTCTTATCCTGTCCAATCTATGTGAAATTGTTTGTCttcaaaagcaaattttaaataataatatcaaaataCATTCTAGTGGTAGAATGCTGTTACTTGATTAACATCCCCTATTCATTTTCAAGTCCCTATGAATtcgtaattttttttaatgtgtaagtATTCTTTTTAATAGTATGCATTATAGATAAAAacccctttttcttcttcagagatGAGAGTCCTGCCAAAACAGAATTTTTTCAACATTTGATTGAAGACCGGACAGAAGCCGCATTCTCTTACTATGAATTTTTGCTTCACGTTCAGCAGCAGATTTGTAAGTGAAGTGGAATAAAATTGAATAAGAAGAAAAAGGTCTATAACCTAGGTAAAGCGTAATGTGTCAGAGAAGCACATAGGAAATTTGAAATGTAGGCATTTGTTGTTACAAGAGACAATGTGTAGCATAGCACCTGGTCTGAGGCTTTGGCAAAAGGTAAAGAGGAACAAAGAACTTGACAGATTTTCTTCATCCTAAATCAATGGTAATGATGATGCTGTTTCGCGAAGTATATTTTGAATTGGTTTCCACACATTTCCTGTAGTGCAGCAGTACAGTGCTCTGTTCATTGCAAGCCGGCAAACTTATGTAGTTATGTGGGATGGTATGTCATAATGTAATATTAGATAAACTCCCTTTTCTTATAATTAATATAACATTTCTGGACTTGAACTCTGACAAGAGATGCCAAAAGGCAGTGGTACcgtgttatttgtttatatgaaTTACTTTTTAACAAGGAATGATTCATATTCATTAAATGAATTCAATATTTTCCCTGTAAAAACAATAGAGTTTCAGTACATGaactatagaaaaaatatatatataatgtacataaatgttacatttgtaaagaaaatgtaaaaatgtaactACAGAATATGAATTGCTTAAACTGTGCTGCATTGTTGGATGACAACCCTTTTGGTGGCAGTTAGAGAATGAGGTTGATGAATGCATATTACGAATTGAGTCcacaaaagaaacacaaaactcTTTGTAATTCTGTTAAATCTTTTATGTGGATTTATTTATGATCAGCCtactaattaaaaatattttgcttgaCAATATGGCttggtgtttgtgtgtttgtggtggGGGAGAGCTGGTGGTATTTTTATATACAGGATGTATTGAATTTACTGCTTGGGGAAATGCAGTGATACCACATTTCGCTAGGTGATGTATGTGAGTATGTTTTCATTAATTTGTGGACATTACCAAGTACTTATTCTGTTTGTATTCTAAAAAAACACTACTTTCAAAACACATGTGATTATTGACTAATCATAaccttaatttgtttttcttggttAAATTAGGCATTTTTTCCTGCACATTCATAGCAAGAAAATTTTTATAACATTGTGACTATCCTGTTGAATTGACTTTAAGATTACCATCTTGAACTTTGAGAGTGATTTCATTCTGATGGAAAAAAACCCCTCATTTACTAACAGCTTATTTACTATAAAAACTGTTCCTGATCCATTAgcttgtaaataaaattttattataaacactATAAAAGTCCCATTGATGAACTTTGGAAGGAAAAAGGCTCTCGATCTGCGTGGTGAGTGATTTCTACCGGTTTGTGTTTGGTGGACctcttttctttggataaaaataaaagtactctCTCGCATTCCCTGCTAGAAatgagaggttaaatgactcacCCCGGATGACGTTACTAATCAGCGGCCGAGCTAATAGTAGAGGTCAGATGCTCTGCACGCCCACCACCTTCTCCCAGCCATCCCCACACCATGCTGCGTCCAGGAGGGGACTCTTGTGGGACGTGAGGAGCGACTGCAGTACTCCAAGGGCAACCAAGTACTGTAATTTTACAATGCAGAGTATCGTGTTTCTACTTTAAGAAAGATGAAATGTTTTGTCTTTGGATAGTTTGTTCCTCATTTAACAGGTATTTATAAGTATTAATACTTGCTAGATACTGTTCTAGGCCCAAAACACATAAAATCCCTGCTTTCACAGAGCTTACACTCCAGAGTGAGCATGTGGAGGACTGGGGGAAAGACAGTACGTTTATATGTCAGGTGTGGTGAATGCAacggagaaaaataaagccagataAGGAATCCAGAATGCTGGTTTTAGCACGGGCTCCAGCAGCGGCTGCAGCTCACCTTCAGCATCGAGCCGCTCCGGAAGTTCCAGCACCTCCcgcagctccagctccagctccggCAGCTCTTCCGGCTCTCCGAGCCCTTCTCGCCGCAGGCATGACAAGAGGCGGCGTTCCCGCTCCAAATCCAAACCACCCCGAAGAGatgaaaaggaatggaaaagGCCGAGCCCTTCCCCTAAACCCACCAAAGTGCACGTTGGAAGGCTCACCAGGAATGTGACCGAGGATCATATGGAGATATTCTCCACCTACGGGAAAATTAAAACGATCGACGTGCCTGTAGAAAGGATGCACCCCCATCTGTCTAAAGGCTATGCATATGTGGAGTTTGAGAATCCAGATGAGGCCGAGAAGGCGCTGAAGCACGAGGACGGAGGACACATCGATGGCCAGGAGATCACTGCCACCGCTGTGCTGGCCCCCTGGCCTCGGCCACCCCCCAGGCGATTCAGCCCTCCCAGGAGAGTGCCGCCACCGCCTCCCATGTGGCGCAGGTCACCCCCACGGATGAGGAGAAGGTCGCGTTCCCCTCGGCGTAGGTCCCCCGTGCGCCGGCGATCCCGCTCCCCTGGCCGCCGCCGCCACAGGAGccgctccagctccagctccagctcctccCGATAAGCAGGGCCACCGAAGCTCTGCCCTGTGACTTGTATCCCATCCAACTCACCCGTGTCACTTTTCTAGCCGAAGGAGGATCGGTAGGAAAGAAATCCCTCACTCGGGCAGGCTTCGAAGGTGGAGGCAGTAATTGCTACATTTCCCCTGGTGGCAGAGTTCCGGCTGCAGGAGGGTTGTTGGTTTGGGGTCGTGCTTATGAAGATGCCCTCCAGTTTTCTGGCTAGAAAGCTTCCACATTTCTAGTTCCTGAGAGTCAGTTTAGTGGCGAAGCCCGCAGGGATAAGCAGGGGGCTCCAGGAGGTGGTACAGCCCCAGCCTGGGAGCATGTTTTCCCATTCCACAGGTGACCTGGGGCCGATCTGGTGGCCTGGTCATGCCCTAACCTGTTGGCCCGCAGGGTCCCACAGGAAAGGTGTGCTTTTACGCAACTGCCGTTCCTGTTAGCCTGGCCCTGCTCCCCTGCTCGAGTCCTTTTCTGACCTCTAGGGCTAAATACCCAAAATGGTTCTTTTCACGTGTACTCATgtcgtgcacacacacacacacacacacacccacacccatgtctccctttctctctgaaacTGGTAAGTTGAGAGCTCTGTCGGGTCATCACAGAACCCCTTCCCCCGCCCGGTTGTGTTGGTATTCATGGTGGTCGTGCAGGTTACCTTGGCAacgtgtacattgtttttttggcttttattgtACAGTCAGTACTGTACATTTTCTGTCTTGAGTTTTGTAACTTTGTAGCATTTTAGATAATATTGTGTTTGTACTTTGTCGTGTAGAGAAAAGAATTGTGTTGAATAAACCTAGGATTAGAGTGCAGCTTGAGGGTTGGGTGCActgcctccttcctgccccttgGCCCCAAAGGCAGCTTCAGTTGTGAGGTAATTAAACatgattgtcttttaaaaaaaaaaaaaagaaagaatgctgGTTTTGATAGTAACTAGGGAAGGCCCTTCTGAAAAGGTGACAGTTGAGCAGAGCCCTAAAGCCATGTGGCTGTCTGGAAGAAACCGTCCAGGGGGGAACCTTTGGAGTGAGTGAATGTGGAAGTTAGCATCTGATCACTATGATTTTCCCTCTAAAAGAAGCAATTGTAGTTACAGCTCCGAAAGGGGAAAGAGTGTGAGAGGTTCCAAGAAAGAGTCGCCTAGGAGAGTGAGAGATCCGACTGACCAGTGGCTTGCGGTAGGATTGTCAAGCAGCACCGAGGGCCCCTTTTGTGATGTGAGCCGTGAACTTCAAGTGAACCCGGTGAGCATGCCTCTTCCTTCTAGCCACATTCACTGCCTGGTGGAAAGTTGGATTTAAGTTGGAACAGAAGAGCAAGGGAATTGAGCATGTATACAAGGAAGCTACATTTAAGTGAAAGGGGCACCTACTGAGTGACGGATAGAAAAAGGTCGTGGGCTTAGTAGTTTGGAGGTCCTGCTGAGGTCAGAGAGCTGTTAGGATATGGATACCAGAGGGAATGAGCTGGAAAGATAGGAAGTGGTGGTCCGGATATGGGATGCTTGAAATTGAGATTTGGGGGGAGTTTAATCCGGATGTCTACAAATGAGGAGCAGAGGGGTGCCTGCCTGGGGTTGGAGATCAGCAACAGCCGCCTTGAAAGGCTTTGTCCTCTGCAGGCAGCCGGGCTTCAGTTAGAGAGTGTGAAGACTGACATCAACAAGGACATAGGCATGAGGAGACGGACCCTCATGGGGAGCGTACAGATAATCATCCTCATCACCGCCTGTGCAGCAAGTCTCTGGCCATTTGTTTTGTGAGGCGGGAAGTTGACAAGGGGGAGGGGCATGCTTACCAGGAGTTCTCTGAGCCCCTTTTCAACTgattgaaactgtcattaaagTCAGCAGTTTAAGAGTATCCCAGGTGATGTGAAAACCTCCTAATCCCTTACTAGAACCATTGTTTAATAGGAACATTGAATTTgatttataatttacatactgCTCTTAAAGAATATATCCATAGCACAAATCAAGTGCATTGATGGaaaaagaattctattttttatttatacattaatgTATATTTGTGTGCTAAAACCTATTTGAAAGCCATTTATAGCTTGAATCTGTTGTAGGCAACCCATGAGGCTATAAAATGCACATATTAGCAAAGTGTTGTTAAGAAAACTGAGTTCTCTAttcaaagtaacttttttttttggatgaccacaacaaaagcaacaatgattgcaattaccaaacacgaaacacactcatactatgtcataatattgacattcagtccagtaatcctccactgtaacagctccttcactttgcagtgaaaattgatttgtatattctcaAAGTAACTTTTG contains:
- the LOC103016756 gene encoding RNA-binding protein with serine-rich domain 1-like codes for the protein MTLLISGRANSRGQMLCTPTTFSQPSPHHAASRRGLLWDVRSDCSTPRATNTGSSSGCSSPSASSRSGSSSTSRSSSSSSGSSSGSPSPSRRRHDKRRRSRSKSKPPRRDEKEWKRPSPSPKPTKVHVGRLTRNVTEDHMEIFSTYGKIKTIDVPVERMHPHLSKGYAYVEFENPDEAEKALKHEDGGHIDGQEITATAVLAPWPRPPPRRFSPPRRVPPPPPMWRRSPPRMRRRSRSPRRRSPVRRRSRSPGRRRHRSRSSSSSSSSR